Genomic segment of Mucilaginibacter sabulilitoris:
TTACAGGTTTCCGAAATGGCCTTACCCTTACCCGCATGAAACCGTGTTTGACGGCCTCGACCAGATGGAATACCCAATGATGGTGAACGATAACCCACTTGAAAACTCGGTCGATGCTATTGAACTTACCGATCATGAGATTTTCCACACCATGTTCCCCTTTTACATGGGCACCAACGAAACTAAATACGGCTGGATGGATGAAGGCTGGGCCACCATTGCCGAATGGCTCATCAGCCCAGTTATTGATTCAAAAATTGTAGATACTTATGGTGTTGGCCCTACAGAAAACAGCGCGGGCAACGAGCAGGACGCCCCCATCATGACCCTTACCCCGCAGCTTACCGGTATGGCCAAATTTACCGACAGCTACCCCAAACCGGCCATGGCCTACCTCTATGTAAAAGATATGCTTGGCGATGAATTGTTTACCAAAGCGCTGCATTATTATATTAACCAGTGGCATGGCAAACACCCTATGCCTTATGACTTTTTTAATTGCATGAACACAGGTTCGGGCACCAACCTTAACTGGTTCTGGAAAAACTGGTTCTTTGATGGCGGTATACCAAATCTGGCAATCAGTAAAGTCAGCAATCAGCAGCAAAAATATACAGTAACCATTAACAGTATCGGTACTAAACCGGTACCTGTAAATTTAACCGTTTATTATACCGATGGCAGTAAACAGCTTGTTCATCAAAGTATAGCCTGCTGGGCAAAAGGCGAGAAAACTACCACCGTGCAATTCACCGCGGCAAAACCGATTAAACAGCTGGTATTAGGCACAACTTATGATCCTGATACAGATAAAAGCGACAATGTTTGGAAGCCCTTATAATGAACTAAATGTTCCCGAAAACGCCGGATATAAAAATCTCTTATTGTCATTTTTATATCCGGCTTCTTGTAATACTCTCCTCTAAAACACAAATTTTACATCAGGCTAAATCAATTTAACTTGCGTGATAAATTTCTTTTTCCGACCTTTATAATAAATCTCTATGTATATACATAAATACATATTAATTACGTTATAAATTTAGTCACCAATTATAAAATTTTATCGGAATGGATTTTTTAGATGCCGTATTTAAACAGTTTGTAGGATTTTTTGGCTTCCACAATTTAATTGAGATCATCAAATCTGGCGATTACGACAAGTTGCTCACCTATGAGGGTTTCCAATCCCTTATATTTCCAATAATGCCATTTCTATTGGTGCTTGAAATTATACGCGCAGCCTTTTTCAGGCGATTTAAGGTTATTAGCTATAAGCTGCCTTTCTTCTCCTATGTTTTAAACGCCTTTATAGGCCGGGTAATTGCCATTGCAATGGTTGGCATTTGTATTGGGCTGTTTGAAAAATATGCCATTTTTAAAATTTCGTTCACCTGGTACTGGTTTATTTATGGCTATATAGTTTGGGAGTTCGGTCATTTCCTGTACCATTACTGGGGGCATAAGGTTAGGTTGTTCTGGTGCCTGCACTCTACTCATCACGCGCCCGAGAGCATGAACCTTTCTATTAGCTATGCACATTTCTTCTTAGAAGGGCCATATGCCGATTTTATCCGTACCACAGTTTGTATCTTATTAGGCGTACCACCGGCTATGCTGTTTGTGATCATGTTTATTGATGGTTTCTGGGGTGGTTTAATCCATATCGGCGAAAATCTGGTAGAAGACGGCCGTCTTGGCTTTTTGAATAACATCATCCTTACCCCATCGCACCACCGGGTTCACCATGCCAAAAATCCGCTTTACATGGATACCAATTTTTGTAACCTGCTCAATATCTGGGATAAAGTATTTAAAACCTATCAGCCCGAAGACCGCAGCATACCTATTGAGTATGGCATCAGCCGGCCGATGATAAAAAACAGTTTCCTGGATGCTTATTTTGGAGAGATAGTAGCGCTTGCTAAAGACGTTTACAGGGCACCTGGTATCAAAAATAAATTCCTTTACATGTTTATGCCTCCGGGATGGAGCCATACCGGCGATCATAAAATGACAACCGTAGTAAAAAAGAAATATTTTGAAGAGCTCCAGCAAAACGGAGCGACACCAGCGAAAGAGAAAGCCGATTTGGCCGAACCGAAAAGCGGCGAGCCCGTGTTATCATAAATCAAATGGCACCTTATATAGGGTGCCATTTTGCTTTTAATTAAAATAGCTTTACTTTCATTACCAGTAATGAGCAATCCTATATTTAAATTAAACGGCAGGGTTTGGATAGAAACCGGTGATGAAAAAATACTTGGTCATGGGCGCGTTGAACTGCTGGAGCGCATACAGGCATCAGGCTCAATAAGGCAGGCTGCCCTGCAAATGAAAATGTCATACAAACAAGCGTGGGACCTGGTAAATCACATGAACGATAAATTCGGGCAGCCTTTGGTTACCTCTCAGCGAGGTGGTAAAGGCGGAGGTAAAGCGGTTGTTACCGACCATGGCTTAAAAATAATTAGCCAGTTTCATTCCCTGCATCAAAAACTAAGCGATTTTCTGAAGGAAAACACAGAAAATTTAAGTTTCTAAGTGCGCCAGCATCTAAATCGAGGTTTTTTTTATGAAAAGCAATAAAATGTCAGTCAAAATTGCAATTTTGCGTTATATAAAATAAAATATAACGCAAAGCCGCATGAAAAAACCCTTACCCTCACTACTTACACTTTTAATTCCGCTTTTGGGATTGCATTTTAACCTTAAGGCACAGCAAACTGACACCGCTAAGCATGTTTTCCAGCTTGGGCAGGTTAATATTATCGGCACCAGGGACAGCCTGCGGTCAGACAAGTTAAACTCGGCCACCATAAACCGCTATAACAGACTTACGGTTTCCAACGCATTGAATCTGCTACCCGGCATTACACTTACCGCGGTAGGTCCGCGTAACGAATCCGCAGTAAGCGTTCGCGGTTTCGACGTTCGTTCGGTACCTATTTATCTGGATGGGATTCCCCTGTATGTCCCTTATGACGGTTATGTAGATCTGGCCCGGTTCAACACCTTTAATTTATCAGAGATACAGGTAGCTAAAGGTTATTC
This window contains:
- a CDS encoding sterol desaturase family protein, yielding MDFLDAVFKQFVGFFGFHNLIEIIKSGDYDKLLTYEGFQSLIFPIMPFLLVLEIIRAAFFRRFKVISYKLPFFSYVLNAFIGRVIAIAMVGICIGLFEKYAIFKISFTWYWFIYGYIVWEFGHFLYHYWGHKVRLFWCLHSTHHAPESMNLSISYAHFFLEGPYADFIRTTVCILLGVPPAMLFVIMFIDGFWGGLIHIGENLVEDGRLGFLNNIILTPSHHRVHHAKNPLYMDTNFCNLLNIWDKVFKTYQPEDRSIPIEYGISRPMIKNSFLDAYFGEIVALAKDVYRAPGIKNKFLYMFMPPGWSHTGDHKMTTVVKKKYFEELQQNGATPAKEKADLAEPKSGEPVLS
- a CDS encoding winged helix-turn-helix domain-containing protein, whose protein sequence is MSNPIFKLNGRVWIETGDEKILGHGRVELLERIQASGSIRQAALQMKMSYKQAWDLVNHMNDKFGQPLVTSQRGGKGGGKAVVTDHGLKIISQFHSLHQKLSDFLKENTENLSF